Proteins from one Mycobacterium sp. EPa45 genomic window:
- a CDS encoding alpha/beta fold hydrolase — MVLVHGLMGRGTTWSRQVPWLTRFGSVYTYDAPWHRGRDVEDSEPVSTERFVADLGDAVATLGGPAVLIGHSMGGLHSWCLAAQRPELVSALVVEDMAPDFVGRTTGPWEPWVHALPVEYSTAEQVFEEFGPVAGRYFLEAFDRTATGWRLHGQPARWIEIAGQWGTRDYWQQWQAVRAPVLLIEAGDSVAPPGQMRRMAELAGSSARYVHVPGAGHLVHDDAPDRYRDAVESFLAALPEHT, encoded by the coding sequence ATGGTGCTCGTCCACGGCCTGATGGGCCGTGGCACCACCTGGTCGCGGCAGGTGCCGTGGCTGACCCGATTCGGGTCGGTGTACACCTACGACGCGCCCTGGCACCGCGGCCGCGATGTCGAGGATTCCGAGCCGGTCAGCACTGAACGCTTCGTGGCCGATCTCGGTGATGCCGTCGCGACGCTCGGTGGACCCGCGGTGCTTATCGGCCACTCGATGGGTGGGCTGCATTCCTGGTGTCTGGCCGCGCAGCGGCCTGAGCTGGTGAGTGCTCTGGTGGTCGAGGACATGGCGCCCGACTTCGTCGGCCGCACCACGGGCCCGTGGGAGCCGTGGGTCCATGCGCTGCCGGTCGAATACTCCACTGCCGAGCAGGTTTTCGAGGAGTTCGGCCCGGTCGCGGGGCGCTATTTCCTGGAGGCCTTCGACCGGACGGCGACGGGCTGGCGGTTGCACGGCCAGCCGGCCCGCTGGATCGAGATCGCCGGGCAGTGGGGCACCCGGGACTACTGGCAGCAGTGGCAGGCGGTCCGGGCCCCAGTGTTGCTCATCGAGGCGGGCGACTCGGTGGCGCCGCCCGGTCAGATGCGGCGGATGGCCGAGCTGGCAGGGTCATCGGCGCGCTATGTCCACGTACCGGGGGCGGGCCACCTTGTCCACGACGACGCCCCGGACCGATACCGGGACGCCGTCGAGTCGTTCCTAGCGGCGCTCCCCGAGCACACCTGA
- a CDS encoding GlxA family transcriptional regulator codes for MPLKSVSALVLENVAVFEFGVVCEVFGIDRAADGVPNFDFKVCGPQPGRPLRTSVGASLVPDHGFDALMGADVVAVSAVTGPVEAYPSEALEALRAAHASGSTILTVCSGAFVAGEAGLLDGRRCTTHWMHADDLAQRYPTAIVDRNVLFVDDGDLVTSAGTAAGIDACLHLVRRELGSMVTNIIARRMVVPPQRDGGQRQYIEQPIPARCSEGFAPQLDWILSNLDKPHTVASMARRANMSARTFARRFVEEAGTTPMQWVTDQRVLYARRMLEETDLDVDRIAERAGFGNATLLRHHFRRIVGVTPSDYRRRFARSA; via the coding sequence ATGCCTTTGAAAAGCGTCTCGGCGCTGGTCTTGGAGAACGTCGCGGTCTTCGAGTTCGGCGTGGTCTGCGAGGTCTTCGGCATCGACAGGGCCGCCGACGGGGTGCCCAACTTCGATTTCAAGGTGTGCGGCCCGCAGCCGGGCAGGCCGCTGCGCACCAGCGTCGGCGCCTCACTCGTACCCGACCACGGCTTCGATGCCCTGATGGGTGCCGACGTGGTGGCGGTATCGGCAGTCACCGGCCCGGTCGAGGCCTACCCGTCCGAGGCGCTGGAGGCGTTGCGGGCCGCCCATGCGTCTGGGTCGACGATCCTGACAGTGTGTTCCGGTGCGTTCGTAGCGGGCGAGGCCGGCCTGCTCGACGGGCGCCGCTGCACCACGCACTGGATGCACGCCGACGACCTCGCGCAGCGCTATCCCACCGCGATCGTGGATCGCAACGTGCTGTTCGTCGACGACGGCGACCTGGTGACCAGTGCCGGTACGGCCGCCGGTATCGATGCGTGCCTGCACCTGGTGCGCCGCGAACTCGGCAGCATGGTCACCAACATCATCGCCCGCCGGATGGTGGTGCCACCACAGCGTGACGGCGGCCAGCGCCAGTACATCGAGCAACCCATTCCGGCGCGATGTTCGGAAGGCTTTGCACCGCAACTAGATTGGATACTTTCCAACCTCGACAAGCCGCACACCGTGGCGAGCATGGCCCGGCGGGCCAATATGTCGGCGCGGACGTTCGCGCGGCGCTTCGTCGAGGAAGCCGGCACCACCCCGATGCAGTGGGTGACCGATCAGCGGGTGCTCTATGCCCGGCGGATGCTCGAGGAGACCGACCTGGACGTCGACCGCATCGCCGAGCGGGCCGGATTCGGCAATGCAACGCTGTTGCGACACCACTTCCGTCGCATCGTCGGCGTCACGCCCTCGGACTACCGGCGCCGCTTCGCCCGCTCCGCTTGA
- a CDS encoding serine hydrolase has protein sequence MCWTLPGPAPRLSARRVRRRAVASAIAVATVIASAAALATSCTPTPAPPANAGAGVRIDLNTPQGVRAKQVMDMLNSDWPIGNQSVKTLATPDLVDPVAHTMDSLWWDRPYTLAGVEVGANVATLHMLTSYGARQDIDLRIGDDTFVSRFVVTTEKPKIDSWQDVDTALSRTGARYSWQVSKVNDGRCEKVAGTNTAEPLPLASIFKTYVLYAVETAVSAGTLRWDDKLTITAELKKLGSSGFDKLPPGSQITVREAAGKMISTSDNMATDMLIGRVGTPAVEEALVAAGHHDPASMKPFPTMRELFAIGWGNPDVREQWKATVPANRGSLLHDADARPYDPDPYRSHTPASTYGVEWYGNAEDICRVHAALQHNAIGPAAPVKDVMSEAAGIDLDRSEWPYIAAKAGNLPGEMTFSWYAVDRTGQAWVVSFQFNWPRFHSANAGGWAMTIIKQVFGLLPRYR, from the coding sequence TTGTGTTGGACGTTGCCGGGACCGGCTCCAAGGCTTAGCGCACGCCGAGTGCGCCGGCGCGCGGTGGCCAGCGCAATAGCCGTGGCCACCGTGATCGCATCCGCCGCCGCTCTGGCAACCAGCTGCACACCGACTCCTGCGCCGCCGGCCAACGCCGGCGCGGGGGTCCGCATCGACCTCAACACCCCGCAGGGGGTGCGGGCCAAGCAGGTCATGGACATGCTGAACTCCGACTGGCCCATCGGAAACCAGAGCGTCAAGACGCTGGCCACCCCGGACCTGGTGGACCCGGTCGCCCACACCATGGACTCGCTGTGGTGGGACCGGCCCTACACGCTGGCCGGCGTCGAAGTCGGCGCCAACGTGGCCACTCTGCATATGCTGACCTCCTATGGCGCCCGCCAGGACATCGACCTGCGCATCGGGGACGACACCTTCGTCAGCCGGTTCGTGGTCACCACCGAGAAACCCAAGATCGACTCGTGGCAGGACGTCGACACCGCACTGAGCCGAACGGGGGCCCGCTACTCATGGCAGGTCTCCAAGGTCAACGACGGCCGCTGTGAGAAGGTGGCAGGCACCAACACCGCCGAACCACTGCCGCTGGCTTCGATTTTCAAGACCTATGTCCTGTACGCGGTCGAAACCGCGGTATCCGCAGGCACATTGAGGTGGGATGACAAACTCACCATCACTGCCGAATTGAAGAAGCTCGGTTCGTCGGGCTTCGACAAGCTGCCGCCCGGTTCGCAGATCACCGTCCGCGAGGCAGCGGGGAAGATGATCTCCACGAGCGACAACATGGCCACCGACATGCTGATCGGGCGTGTGGGCACCCCCGCTGTCGAAGAGGCTCTGGTGGCGGCCGGCCACCACGACCCGGCGAGCATGAAGCCGTTCCCGACGATGCGGGAGCTGTTCGCCATCGGCTGGGGCAATCCCGATGTGCGCGAACAGTGGAAGGCCACTGTGCCCGCGAACCGGGGAAGTCTGTTGCACGACGCGGACGCTCGCCCCTACGACCCCGATCCGTATCGCTCCCACACTCCCGCCTCGACCTACGGCGTGGAGTGGTACGGCAACGCCGAGGACATCTGCCGCGTGCACGCCGCCCTTCAGCACAACGCCATCGGTCCGGCCGCCCCCGTCAAGGACGTCATGTCCGAAGCCGCGGGCATCGACCTCGACCGCTCCGAGTGGCCCTATATCGCCGCGAAGGCGGGAAACCTGCCCGGCGAAATGACATTCAGCTGGTATGCCGTCGACCGAACCGGTCAGGCCTGGGTGGTCAGCTTCCAGTTCAACTGGCCCCGCTTCCACAGCGCCAACGCCGGCGGCTGGGCGATGACCATCATCAAGCAGGTCTTCGGACTACTGCCCCGCTACCGCTGA
- the mhuD gene encoding mycobilin-forming heme oxygenase MhuD, translating to MSVVKINAIEIPPGAGPELEKRFANRAHAVDNQPGFLGFQLLRPVKGEDRYFVVTTWESEEAFQAWATGPAIHAHAGERANPVAKGAHLLEFEVVLDVAGTGSKA from the coding sequence ATGTCCGTGGTGAAGATCAACGCAATCGAGATTCCGCCGGGTGCCGGCCCCGAGCTGGAGAAGCGGTTCGCCAACCGTGCGCACGCCGTCGACAACCAGCCCGGCTTCCTCGGCTTCCAATTGCTGCGGCCGGTGAAGGGCGAGGACCGCTACTTCGTGGTGACCACGTGGGAGTCCGAGGAGGCTTTCCAGGCCTGGGCCACCGGACCGGCGATCCACGCGCACGCCGGTGAGCGCGCCAACCCCGTGGCCAAAGGTGCCCATCTGCTCGAGTTCGAGGTTGTGTTGGACGTTGCCGGGACCGGCTCCAAGGCTTAG
- a CDS encoding A/G-specific adenine glycosylase has product MANILPCLAPRDSMSPLSAELVDWYGRARRDLPWRKPDVTAWQILVSEFMLQQTPVARVAPIWRDWIARWPTPSATAAASAADVLRAWGKLGYPRRAKRLHECAVAIATDHGDRVPDDVEVLLTLPGVGSYTARAIACFAYQQNVPVVDTNVRRVVARAIHGLADAQSPSATRDMADVAALLPDDPTAPMFSAALMELGATVCTARAPKCGVCPLSVCAWRTAGHPPATTAPRPAQRYAGTDRQVRGKLLDVLRTSTSPVPREQLDVVWLTDTAQRDRALDSLLVDGLVEQTADGRFALAGEGDQAERAKRRR; this is encoded by the coding sequence ATGGCCAACATTCTGCCTTGTCTTGCGCCCCGGGATTCTATGAGTCCCCTTAGTGCTGAACTCGTCGACTGGTACGGGCGCGCGCGGCGTGACCTGCCGTGGCGCAAACCCGATGTGACGGCGTGGCAGATCCTGGTCAGTGAGTTCATGCTGCAGCAGACTCCGGTTGCCCGAGTGGCGCCGATCTGGCGGGACTGGATCGCCCGCTGGCCGACACCGTCGGCGACGGCGGCGGCCAGTGCCGCCGATGTACTCCGCGCCTGGGGCAAGCTGGGCTACCCCCGGCGGGCCAAGCGACTGCACGAGTGCGCTGTCGCGATCGCCACCGACCATGGCGACCGGGTGCCCGACGACGTCGAGGTGCTGCTGACGCTGCCCGGCGTCGGCTCCTACACCGCCCGAGCGATCGCCTGCTTCGCGTATCAGCAGAACGTTCCGGTGGTGGACACGAACGTTCGGCGCGTGGTGGCACGAGCCATCCACGGTCTGGCCGATGCCCAAAGTCCCTCTGCGACACGCGATATGGCCGACGTGGCGGCGCTATTGCCCGACGATCCGACGGCGCCGATGTTCTCGGCGGCGCTGATGGAGCTCGGCGCGACCGTCTGCACAGCGCGAGCACCCAAGTGCGGTGTCTGTCCGCTGTCCGTGTGCGCGTGGCGGACGGCCGGGCATCCGCCGGCCACCACCGCGCCGCGGCCGGCGCAGCGTTATGCGGGTACCGATCGGCAGGTGCGGGGCAAGTTGCTGGATGTGTTGCGCACCAGCACATCCCCGGTGCCGCGAGAGCAGCTGGATGTGGTGTGGCTGACCGATACCGCGCAGCGCGACCGCGCACTGGATTCGCTTCTGGTGGACGGGCTGGTGGAACAAACCGCCGACGGCCGGTTCGCCTTGGCCGGTGAAGGCGATCAAGCGGAGCGGGCGAAGCGGCGCCGGTAG